The Dermacentor albipictus isolate Rhodes 1998 colony chromosome 2, USDA_Dalb.pri_finalv2, whole genome shotgun sequence genome has a segment encoding these proteins:
- the LOC139055943 gene encoding monocarboxylate transporter 12-like: MPRCCSWDRCKYWSRVPQHGPDSVHSWLVAGACALASFFALAGRRSTGFLFVATLETFQVNRVDGSWPIMVLGAVVNMAGFITGPLVHRFNARPVIIAGAVTAGAGAVVSFFATTIAFMTFTLGVIHAIGAGMVFIVAPTIITEHFVKNKGLAMGVNFTGITAGLFVFPKLLEYLTAAYGLRGALLIFGGVIMNGLAFSLFPRTPAWRKASRGKNQLAAQFPSKAIGNNGTNELRHALTVFKSPVFYLIINSFNAYCFGYECYMSLFVDFACDRGVALSTAVTAMSAGAIAEILGRLTLPAAADRGLLNIKTALVLTLAAEAVTFLVLPLLRSQGLIFTMAAVIAFIIGTGMVIFPVTLASYFGHEKMSLSFGIVVASAGMLSFVKPCLIGHFRDRVCAYDWLFVICGVLNAIGAASWVVVLAWERRRSKIEVIHNESSPVYNIVSVKCINSFPHEGLR, translated from the exons ATGCCTCGATGCTGCTCATGGGATCGCTGCAAGTACTGGTCTCGGGTGCCACAGCATGGTCCCGACAGCGTCCACAGCTGGTTAGTTGCCG GTGCCTGTGCTCTCGCCTCCTTCTTTGCTTTGGCTGGGCGGCGTTCGACGGGATTCCTATTCGTCGCCACACTGGAGACATTCCAGGTGAACCGAGTCGATGGTTCGTGGCCGATAATGGTGCTGGGCGCCGTAGTTAACATGGCAG GTTTCATTACGGGACCGCTGGTTCACAGGTTCAACGCTCGTCCAGTGATTATCGCAGGAGCAGTGACTGCAGGAGCCGGCGCAGTTGTCAGCTTTTTCGCCACGACTATTGCATTTATGACGTTCACACTGGGCGTAATACACG CAATAGGAGCCGGCATGGTGTTCATAGTGGCCCCTACAATTATCACCGAGCACTTTGTCAAGAACAAGGGCCTCGCGATGGGCGTCAACTTCACTGGCATCACCGCTGGCCTTTTCGTATTTCCCAAACTTCTGGAGTACCTCACCGCCGCCTATGGCCTACGTGGTGCTCTCCTGATCTTCGGCGGCGTCATCATGAACGGGCTTGCATTTAGCCTATTCCCCCGCACCCCTGCTTGGAGGAAAGCTTCCCGAGGCAAGAACCAACTCGCTGCTCAATTTCCATCGAAAGCCATCGGAAACAATGGAACCAACGAACTACGCCATGCACTGACGGTGTTTAAAAGCCCCGTGTTCTACCTCATCATAAACAGCTTTAACGCTTACTGCTTTGGATATGAGTGCTACATGTCGCTTTTTGTAGACTTCGCCTGTGATCGAGGAGTAGCGCTGTCCACTGCCGTTACCGCGATGTCGGCGGGAGCAATCGCCGAGATCCTCGGGCGGCTCACATTGCCGGCGGCAGCAGACCGCGGCTTGCTGAATATCAAGACGGCTCTCGTGCTCACATTAGCTGCCGAGGCGGTGACGTTTCTCGTTCTTCCGTTGCTACGCTCCCAAGGACTTATTTTCACCATGGCAGCTGTTATCGCCTTCATCATCGGCACTGGAATGGTAATTTTTCCGGTGACCCTGGCGTCTTACTTCGGACACGAGAAGATGTCATTATCCTTCGGCATCGTCGTCGCGTCAGCCGGGATGCTATCATTTGTGAAGCCGTGTTTGATAG GGCACTTCAGGGACAGAGTATGTGCCTATGACTGGCTGTTCGTGATTTGTGGCGTTCTCAACGCAATTGGAGCCGCTTCTTGGGTTGTAGTGCTTGCGTGGGAGAGACGTAGGAGCAAAATCGAAGTTATCCACAATGAAAGCTCACCGGTCTACAATATCGTTTCTGTGAAATGTATCAATAGCTTTCCGCACGAAGGTCTGAGGTGA